A genomic window from Marispirochaeta aestuarii includes:
- a CDS encoding VOC family protein, translating to MIIDHIGIVVKSVKDGIAHWEKVFDYKQKTEIVVNTRQKVKVVFLEKKGSILIKLIEPTDATSNVFAFSMKGGGLHHICFKCEDLSTEISELKKKGLRVIVKPEPGEAFENGDIAFIYARNNLNIELIDTDKKAKIIKMESNDF from the coding sequence GTAGTCAAATCAGTTAAAGACGGAATTGCTCATTGGGAGAAAGTTTTTGATTACAAACAGAAGACAGAAATCGTTGTTAATACTAGGCAAAAGGTTAAGGTAGTTTTTCTAGAAAAAAAAGGTTCTATCTTGATAAAATTGATAGAGCCAACAGATGCTACATCAAATGTTTTTGCTTTTTCAATGAAAGGGGGAGGATTGCACCATATTTGTTTTAAATGTGAAGACTTGAGTACTGAGATTTCAGAATTAAAGAAAAAAGGATTGCGTGTTATAGTAAAACCTGAACCGGGGGAAGCCTTTGAGAATGGTGATATCGCATTTATATATGCAAGAAATAATCTGAATATTGAACTGATTGATACTGATAAAAAAGCAAAAATAATTAAAATGGAGTCGAATGATTTTTAG